One Amycolatopsis sp. NBC_00355 genomic window carries:
- a CDS encoding acyl-CoA carboxylase subunit beta translates to MTTIDGPTTPPAVPRDLRALVGELNTARRRAEDGPSPDATRVQRAKGKLTVRNRLALLFDAGSFHEIERFRHHRSSGFGLEHRRPATDGVVTGWGTVFGRTVFAYAHDFRIFGGSLGEAHAAKIQKLMDMAGAAGAPLVSLSDGAGARIQEGVTALAGYGGIFERNVRFSGVIPQISVMLGPCAGGATYSPALTDFVFMVRGIAQMYITGPDVVRSVTGEEITHEQLGGAAVHATVSGASGFVHDTEEECLEDVRYLISLLPANNRELAPSVEPSDAPDRRCERLLDLVPADVAQAYDMRAVVEEVVDDGELFEVHASWARNVLCGLARLDGHVVGVVANQPAVLAGVLDIPASEKAARFVQMCDAFSIPLVTLVDVPGFLPGSDQEHGGIIRHGAKLLYAYCNASVPRVQVVLRKAYGGAYIVMDSRSIGCDLSFAWPTNEIAVMGAEGAANVVFRKEINAALDPDAVRAKLIEEYRTNLMHGYYAAERGLVDDVIDPADTRRILIDALGTLRSKHAQLPQRKHGNPPT, encoded by the coding sequence ATGACGACGATCGACGGACCCACGACACCTCCGGCGGTACCCCGGGACTTGCGCGCCCTGGTCGGCGAGCTGAACACCGCCCGGCGGCGCGCCGAGGACGGCCCGTCCCCGGACGCGACCCGCGTCCAGCGCGCCAAGGGCAAGCTGACCGTGCGGAACCGGCTGGCGCTGCTGTTCGACGCCGGCTCGTTCCACGAGATCGAGCGGTTCCGGCACCACCGCTCGTCCGGGTTCGGGCTCGAGCACCGCCGCCCCGCGACCGACGGCGTGGTCACCGGCTGGGGCACGGTGTTCGGCCGCACGGTCTTCGCCTACGCCCACGACTTCCGGATCTTCGGCGGCTCGCTGGGGGAGGCGCACGCGGCGAAGATCCAGAAGCTGATGGACATGGCCGGCGCGGCGGGCGCCCCGCTGGTCTCGCTGTCCGACGGCGCCGGCGCCCGCATCCAGGAAGGCGTCACGGCGCTGGCCGGGTACGGCGGGATCTTCGAGCGCAACGTCCGGTTCTCCGGGGTGATCCCGCAGATCAGCGTGATGCTCGGCCCGTGCGCGGGCGGCGCGACCTACTCGCCGGCGTTGACGGACTTCGTGTTCATGGTGCGCGGCATCGCGCAGATGTACATCACCGGCCCGGACGTCGTGCGCTCGGTGACCGGCGAGGAGATCACCCACGAGCAGCTCGGCGGGGCCGCGGTGCACGCGACCGTGTCCGGTGCGAGCGGGTTCGTCCACGACACCGAGGAAGAGTGCCTCGAAGACGTCCGTTACCTGATCTCGTTGCTGCCGGCCAACAACCGCGAGCTGGCACCGTCGGTCGAGCCATCCGACGCGCCCGACCGGCGCTGCGAGCGGCTTTTGGACCTCGTGCCCGCCGACGTCGCGCAGGCCTACGACATGCGCGCGGTCGTCGAAGAGGTCGTGGACGACGGCGAGCTGTTCGAGGTGCACGCGTCCTGGGCGCGCAACGTGCTCTGCGGCCTGGCCCGGCTGGACGGGCACGTGGTCGGCGTCGTCGCCAACCAGCCCGCGGTGCTGGCCGGGGTGCTGGACATCCCGGCGTCGGAGAAGGCCGCGCGGTTCGTGCAGATGTGCGACGCCTTCAGCATCCCGCTCGTCACCTTGGTCGACGTACCGGGGTTCCTGCCCGGCAGCGACCAGGAGCACGGCGGCATCATCCGGCACGGCGCGAAGCTGCTCTACGCCTACTGCAACGCCTCGGTGCCCCGCGTGCAGGTCGTCCTGCGCAAGGCGTACGGCGGGGCCTACATCGTGATGGACTCGCGCTCGATCGGCTGCGACCTGTCCTTCGCCTGGCCCACCAACGAAATCGCGGTGATGGGCGCCGAAGGTGCGGCGAACGTGGTGTTCCGCAAGGAGATCAACGCGGCCCTGGACCCGGACGCGGTGCGGGCCAAGCTGATCGAGGAGTACCGGACGAACCTGATGCACGGCTACTACGCGGCCGAGCGCGGACTGGTCGACGACGTGATCGACCCGGCCGACACCCGGCGGATCCTGATCGACGCGCTGGGGACGCTGCGCTCGAAACACGCGCAGCTGCCGCAGCGCAAGCACGGGAACCCGCCGACGTGA
- a CDS encoding acyl-CoA carboxylase epsilon subunit, whose translation MTPPVVVTRGAPDDAELAALVAVLTALRREPPPPPVRAAAPWGPDDRAYRPPGMWSSGRAPRRPVSRR comes from the coding sequence GTGACCCCGCCCGTGGTGGTCACGCGGGGCGCGCCCGACGACGCGGAACTGGCGGCCCTGGTCGCGGTGCTCACGGCGCTGCGCCGGGAACCGCCGCCGCCCCCGGTGCGGGCCGCCGCGCCCTGGGGACCCGACGACCGCGCCTACCGGCCGCCGGGCATGTGGAGCTCGGGACGAGCACCCCGCCGCCCCGTTTCGCGCCGGTAG
- a CDS encoding AfsR/SARP family transcriptional regulator, which translates to MLELSLLGPLRVESPRGEVRTTSTKIRQVLALLALESPSAVGIDRIIHELWPLRPPKSAVGTIQTYVYHLRKQLAEHVGCGTKVLATVNNGYLLALDPGSIDARRFEQVVRDGRAVLDAGHAAEASRKMDEALAMWHGAALADVRQGPSLDAEAVRLEGLREAALELRVQADLEQEHLPEVIPELQALIRRYPLRERFHHQLVSALNRAGRRADALSAYRHTCRVLNEELGLDPSDELRRLHQIVLTGQTRTPALEGR; encoded by the coding sequence ATGCTGGAACTCAGCTTGCTCGGACCCCTGCGCGTGGAAAGCCCGCGCGGGGAGGTCCGCACGACGTCCACCAAGATCAGGCAGGTCCTCGCCCTGCTGGCGCTGGAGAGCCCGAGCGCCGTCGGCATCGACCGCATCATCCACGAGCTCTGGCCGCTGCGGCCGCCGAAGTCGGCCGTGGGGACCATCCAGACCTACGTCTACCACCTGCGCAAGCAGCTGGCCGAGCACGTCGGCTGCGGCACCAAGGTCCTCGCCACGGTCAACAACGGCTACCTGCTGGCCCTCGACCCCGGGTCCATCGACGCCCGCCGCTTCGAGCAGGTCGTGCGGGACGGCCGCGCGGTGCTGGACGCCGGTCACGCCGCCGAGGCGTCGCGCAAGATGGACGAGGCCCTCGCCATGTGGCACGGGGCCGCGCTCGCCGACGTGCGGCAGGGACCGTCGCTGGACGCCGAGGCCGTCCGGCTGGAGGGCCTGCGCGAAGCCGCGCTGGAGCTGCGCGTGCAGGCCGACCTCGAGCAGGAGCACCTGCCCGAGGTGATCCCGGAGTTGCAGGCCCTGATCCGCCGCTACCCGCTGCGCGAGCGCTTCCACCACCAGCTCGTCTCCGCGCTCAACCGGGCCGGCCGCCGCGCCGACGCGCTCAGCGCGTACCGGCACACCTGCCGCGTGCTGAACGAGGAGCTCGGGCTCGACCCGTCGGACGAGCTGCGCCGGTTGCACCAGATCGTGCTGACCGGCCAGACCCGCACCCCCGCGCTGGAGGGCCGATGA
- a CDS encoding nitroreductase family protein gives MTTATVDTASVDHVLSTTRAVRRKLDLDRPVEPAVLETCLRLSTYAPSPGNQQSWRWLVVRDAERRARLGGLFRDVGRDYLAGVRAQLGAAAAVPAVRRMVDSVQHLIDAIDRVPVFVVPCVQGERPSGHVEATSFYGGIYPAVWSFQLALRSRGLGTVLTTLHLQREAEAAEILGLPADVTQVGLLPVAYTTTTDFRRPARQPLESVAFLDTWGNPLS, from the coding sequence ATGACCACGGCGACCGTCGACACCGCGAGTGTCGACCACGTCCTGAGCACCACCCGCGCGGTCCGCCGCAAGCTCGACCTGGACCGGCCGGTCGAGCCGGCCGTGCTGGAGACCTGCCTGCGGCTCAGCACCTACGCGCCGTCGCCGGGCAACCAGCAGTCCTGGCGCTGGCTGGTCGTCCGGGACGCCGAGCGGCGCGCGCGGCTGGGCGGGCTGTTCCGCGACGTCGGCCGCGACTACCTGGCCGGGGTCCGCGCCCAGCTCGGCGCGGCGGCCGCGGTGCCGGCGGTGCGCCGGATGGTCGATTCGGTGCAGCACCTGATCGACGCGATCGACCGGGTCCCGGTGTTCGTCGTGCCGTGCGTGCAGGGCGAGCGGCCGTCGGGGCACGTCGAGGCGACGTCGTTCTACGGCGGCATCTACCCCGCGGTGTGGAGCTTCCAGCTCGCGCTGCGCTCGCGGGGCCTCGGGACGGTGCTGACGACGTTGCACCTGCAGCGCGAAGCCGAAGCCGCGGAGATCCTCGGCCTGCCGGCGGACGTCACCCAGGTCGGCCTGCTGCCCGTCGCGTACACGACCACCACGGACTTCCGGCGGCCGGCCCGCCAGCCCCTGGAGTCGGTCGCGTTCCTCGACACCTGGGGC